In the genome of Halapricum salinum, one region contains:
- a CDS encoding type 1 glutamine amidotransferase domain-containing protein: protein MSSALFIVSEHGYWGEECIEPLTTLDDAGVDVTVATPSGGPAVLDERSIDPEEVDEETAAMVEEVHETDDRLNDPEPLAAVDPSEFDAVVFPGGHGTEWDVNQDRHARAALREAVDGDDGKAMVVCHAVGILAWTRDSEALRASEDASGDEPRASDGEFLVAGRSVTGFPNEWEEGIVDEYDRMPDGRKLPYWVEDEVKAAGAEWDAELDSETSVTVDGDLVTGRGPPSSARAARTLLAELGVEYEG, encoded by the coding sequence ATGTCATCCGCACTGTTCATCGTCAGCGAACACGGCTACTGGGGCGAGGAGTGTATCGAACCGCTCACGACGCTCGACGACGCCGGCGTCGACGTGACTGTCGCGACGCCGTCGGGCGGTCCCGCGGTGCTGGACGAACGCTCGATCGACCCCGAAGAGGTCGACGAGGAGACCGCCGCGATGGTCGAGGAGGTCCACGAGACCGACGACCGTCTGAACGACCCCGAGCCGCTGGCCGCCGTCGACCCGAGCGAGTTCGATGCGGTCGTCTTCCCCGGCGGCCACGGGACCGAGTGGGACGTCAACCAGGATCGACACGCCCGCGCCGCGCTGCGGGAGGCCGTCGACGGCGACGACGGCAAAGCGATGGTCGTCTGTCACGCCGTCGGGATTCTGGCCTGGACCAGGGATAGCGAGGCGCTACGGGCCTCGGAAGACGCGAGCGGTGACGAACCGCGAGCGAGCGACGGCGAGTTCCTGGTCGCGGGCCGCTCGGTCACAGGCTTTCCCAACGAGTGGGAGGAAGGGATCGTCGACGAGTACGATCGGATGCCCGACGGCCGGAAGTTGCCCTACTGGGTCGAAGACGAAGTGAAAGCCGCCGGTGCGGAGTGGGACGCCGAACTCGATTCGGAGACGAGCGTTACCGTCGACGGCGATCTGGTGACCGGCCGGGGACCGCCCTCGTCTGCTCGTGCGGCCCGGACGCTGCTCGCGGAGCTGGGTGTCGAGTACGAGGGTTGA
- a CDS encoding FmdB family zinc ribbon protein, which yields MGIIQGIRRHLRGSDDAEGEYECRNCGARYERRRQVCPACESYRIERSEWR from the coding sequence ATGGGAATCATTCAGGGGATTCGACGCCATCTCAGGGGGTCGGACGACGCCGAGGGCGAGTACGAGTGTCGCAACTGCGGGGCACGCTACGAGCGACGGCGACAGGTCTGTCCGGCGTGTGAGAGCTATCGGATCGAACGGAGCGAATGGCGGTGA
- a CDS encoding DUF5828 family protein, giving the protein MSEMEESVSGFKRQGGWADTVEHGERITRALKEIEDDVDEQALEEFDEWRPKSHERLDEDVNEKTAEQASVEEGEGEKKGKDPDEDLQKAGEKLAESYEKLDEPDEAVDKWGESIDYVARAADSAGRKAIRKVEDTVYKNVMTQIAPYYFDNELVSANLKRVDGEDPEYVFEVNVNDDDLKIKVSNKLADYEQSVERWHIDTEKETDVPEAAEGVEAPEPTNGDADAKTN; this is encoded by the coding sequence ATGTCTGAGATGGAAGAGAGCGTCTCCGGATTCAAACGCCAGGGTGGCTGGGCCGATACCGTCGAACACGGCGAGCGAATCACGCGAGCGCTGAAGGAGATCGAAGACGACGTCGACGAGCAAGCCCTCGAAGAGTTCGACGAGTGGCGACCAAAGAGCCACGAACGGCTGGACGAGGACGTCAACGAGAAGACGGCCGAACAGGCCAGCGTCGAAGAGGGCGAGGGCGAAAAGAAGGGGAAGGATCCCGACGAGGACCTCCAGAAAGCAGGTGAGAAACTCGCCGAGTCCTACGAGAAGTTAGACGAACCCGACGAGGCCGTCGACAAGTGGGGCGAATCGATCGACTACGTCGCCCGCGCAGCAGACTCGGCGGGTCGGAAGGCCATCCGGAAGGTCGAAGACACGGTCTACAAGAACGTGATGACCCAGATCGCGCCCTACTACTTCGACAACGAACTTGTCAGCGCGAATCTCAAGCGCGTCGACGGCGAGGACCCCGAGTACGTCTTCGAGGTCAACGTCAACGACGACGACCTCAAGATCAAAGTCTCGAACAAACTCGCCGACTACGAACAGTCGGTCGAGCGCTGGCACATCGACACCGAGAAAGAGACCGACGTGCCCGAGGCCGCGGAAGGCGTCGAAGCCCCCGAACCGACCAACGGCGACGCCGACGCCAAGACCAATTGA
- a CDS encoding inorganic phosphate transporter, whose amino-acid sequence MVEATLLATLLVAALASLFMAWAIGAGSSGSTPFAPAVGANAISVMRAGFLVGILGFAGAVLQGANVSEAVGQELIAGGVTLSPVGATLALLLAAGLVAIGVFAGYPIATAFTVTGAVVGVGLAAGGAPAWAKYQEIVALWVAVPFVGGGIAYGVAKTLRDERVPETVAVPVLAGLVGLLLANVRFVLLGDPGEQASIAAEIAGAVGSPGIAGQLGVSLVLATLVAGLLYYDLSGDPDAGQRHFLLALGGLVAFSAGGSQVGLAIGPLLPLLGPDTGVEVALELVLVFGGIGLLAGSWTGAPRMIKALAQDYSSLGPRRSIAALIPSFAIAQTAVFLGIPVSFNEIIVSAIIGSGAAAGDGEVSGEKMGKTVLAWIASLAIALGLGYGLFTVWTTVLG is encoded by the coding sequence ATGGTTGAGGCGACGCTGCTGGCGACGCTGCTCGTCGCAGCACTGGCGAGTCTGTTCATGGCGTGGGCGATCGGCGCGGGCTCCTCTGGGTCGACACCCTTCGCCCCAGCCGTGGGGGCGAACGCGATTTCGGTCATGCGGGCCGGCTTTCTGGTCGGGATTCTCGGATTCGCGGGCGCGGTCCTCCAGGGCGCGAACGTCTCGGAAGCCGTCGGTCAGGAACTCATCGCCGGCGGCGTCACGCTCTCGCCAGTGGGCGCGACGCTCGCGCTCTTGCTGGCGGCCGGGCTGGTCGCCATCGGCGTCTTCGCCGGCTATCCGATCGCGACTGCGTTCACCGTCACGGGCGCGGTCGTCGGCGTCGGGCTGGCAGCCGGTGGCGCGCCCGCCTGGGCGAAGTACCAGGAGATCGTCGCCCTGTGGGTCGCCGTCCCGTTCGTGGGCGGCGGGATCGCCTACGGCGTCGCAAAGACCCTTCGGGACGAACGCGTCCCCGAGACCGTCGCGGTCCCCGTGCTCGCGGGGCTCGTCGGCCTGTTGCTGGCGAACGTCCGGTTCGTTCTGCTGGGAGATCCCGGCGAGCAGGCCTCGATCGCCGCCGAGATCGCCGGAGCCGTGGGATCGCCGGGGATCGCCGGCCAGCTCGGCGTCTCACTCGTTCTCGCGACACTGGTCGCCGGACTGCTCTACTACGACCTCAGCGGCGATCCCGACGCAGGGCAGCGACACTTCCTGCTCGCGCTCGGCGGACTGGTCGCCTTCTCGGCCGGCGGCAGTCAGGTCGGACTGGCGATCGGCCCCCTCTTGCCACTGCTCGGCCCCGACACGGGCGTCGAAGTCGCGCTGGAACTCGTGCTCGTCTTCGGCGGGATCGGTCTGCTCGCGGGCTCGTGGACGGGCGCACCGCGGATGATCAAGGCGCTGGCCCAGGACTACTCCTCGCTCGGCCCCCGGCGGTCGATCGCCGCGCTCATCCCCAGTTTCGCCATCGCCCAGACGGCCGTCTTCCTGGGGATTCCCGTCTCGTTCAACGAGATCATCGTCAGTGCGATCATCGGGAGCGGCGCGGCCGCTGGCGATGGGGAAGTCAGCGGCGAGAAGATGGGCAAGACGGTGCTGGCGTGGATCGCCTCGCTGGCGATCGCGCTGGGACTGGGCTACGGACTGTTCACGGTCTGGACGACAGTTCTGGGATGA
- a CDS encoding hemolysin family protein, translated as MGIPVLSIASLAVPDVGLGVASTAAAETVLYTVPFVGVEVNRATVAILGTVTILVLIGLSAFFSSSEIAMFSLAKHRVESMVEEGRPGARRIKHLKDDPHRLLVTILVGNNLVNIAMSSIATGLFGLYLSQGQAVIAATFGITALVLLFGESAPKSYAVENTESWALSIARPLQWSEKLLLPLIVLFDYLTRIVNKVTGGRSAIESTYVTRDEIRNMIKTGEREGVLDEEEREMLQRTLRFNKTIAKEVMTPRLDMTAVSKDADIAEAIETCIQSGHARLPVYESSLDNIIGVVHIRDLVRDLNYGENEELELEDLIEPTLHVPESKNVDELLAEMRENRMHMVIVIDEFGTTEGLVTMEDLTEEIVGEILEGGEEEPIEFLDEDTASVKGEVNIEEVNEALGIDIPEGEEFETLAGFIFNRVGRLVEEGEVIEYDDVEIRVEQVENTRIMKARITRLHEDEDEPETLDTEEQDATTE; from the coding sequence ATGGGTATACCTGTGCTCTCGATAGCGTCACTGGCCGTTCCGGACGTGGGGTTAGGCGTCGCCTCGACTGCGGCGGCCGAGACGGTGCTCTACACCGTCCCGTTCGTCGGCGTCGAGGTCAACCGGGCGACGGTCGCGATCCTCGGGACAGTCACGATCCTCGTGCTCATCGGATTATCGGCGTTTTTCTCCTCCTCGGAGATCGCCATGTTCTCGCTGGCGAAACACCGCGTCGAGTCGATGGTCGAGGAAGGACGGCCCGGCGCTCGGCGGATCAAACACCTCAAAGACGATCCCCACCGGCTGCTGGTGACGATCCTCGTCGGCAACAACCTCGTCAATATCGCGATGTCCTCGATCGCGACGGGGCTGTTCGGGCTGTATCTCAGCCAGGGCCAGGCCGTCATCGCGGCGACATTCGGGATCACCGCGCTCGTCCTCCTCTTCGGGGAGAGCGCGCCCAAGTCCTACGCGGTCGAGAACACCGAGTCGTGGGCGCTGTCGATCGCCCGGCCGCTGCAGTGGTCCGAGAAACTCCTGTTGCCGCTGATCGTCCTGTTCGATTACCTGACACGGATCGTCAACAAGGTGACCGGTGGCCGCTCGGCCATCGAGAGCACCTACGTCACGCGCGACGAGATCCGCAACATGATCAAGACCGGCGAGCGCGAGGGCGTCCTCGACGAGGAGGAACGCGAGATGCTCCAGCGCACCCTCCGGTTCAACAAGACCATCGCCAAGGAGGTCATGACGCCGCGCCTGGACATGACCGCCGTCTCGAAAGACGCCGACATCGCGGAAGCCATCGAGACGTGTATCCAGAGCGGGCACGCCCGTCTGCCAGTCTACGAGAGTAGTCTGGACAACATCATCGGCGTCGTCCACATCCGCGACCTCGTGCGTGATCTCAACTACGGCGAGAACGAGGAACTCGAACTCGAAGACCTGATCGAGCCGACGCTACACGTTCCCGAGAGCAAGAACGTCGACGAACTGCTCGCGGAGATGCGCGAGAACCGCATGCACATGGTGATCGTCATCGACGAGTTCGGGACGACCGAGGGGCTCGTGACGATGGAAGACCTGACCGAGGAGATCGTCGGCGAGATCCTGGAGGGCGGCGAGGAAGAGCCGATCGAGTTCCTCGACGAGGACACCGCCTCGGTCAAAGGCGAGGTCAACATCGAAGAGGTCAACGAGGCCCTTGGGATCGACATCCCCGAGGGCGAGGAGTTCGAGACGCTCGCCGGCTTCATCTTCAACCGGGTCGGCCGGCTGGTCGAGGAGGGCGAAGTCATCGAGTACGACGACGTCGAGATCCGGGTCGAACAGGTCGAGAACACCCGTATCATGAAGGCCCGGATCACGCGCCTCCACGAGGACGAAGACGAACCGGAGACGCTCGACACAGAAGAGCAAGATGCGACGACGGAATGA
- the upp gene encoding uracil phosphoribosyltransferase: protein MTIEDRGEAKLLTHALARHTLTDLRSVETEQVAFRKGLVKLGRICGYEIIDGIMETAYETVQTPLTETTGERVVGMDDVVIINVLRAATPFVEGLLKAFPRARQGVISASRDEEGGMDEEGAFDIEVDYVKLPEITPEDTVIIADPMLATGSTMATVLEYVREMGDPARLLVLSAVSAPEGIVRLDEQFPDVDVLTVAIDDHLDDDGYIVPGLGDAGDRAFRTT from the coding sequence ATGACCATCGAGGATCGCGGAGAGGCTAAACTCCTCACCCACGCGCTGGCCCGGCACACCCTGACCGACCTCCGCAGCGTCGAGACCGAACAGGTCGCCTTCCGGAAAGGGCTCGTGAAACTGGGCCGGATCTGTGGCTACGAGATCATCGACGGCATCATGGAGACCGCCTACGAGACCGTCCAGACGCCCCTGACCGAGACCACCGGCGAGCGCGTCGTCGGCATGGACGACGTCGTCATCATCAACGTCCTCCGGGCCGCCACGCCCTTCGTCGAGGGCCTGTTGAAAGCGTTCCCCCGCGCCCGCCAGGGCGTGATCTCGGCGAGCCGTGACGAGGAGGGTGGCATGGACGAAGAGGGCGCGTTCGACATCGAGGTCGACTACGTCAAGCTGCCGGAGATCACGCCCGAAGACACCGTCATCATCGCCGATCCCATGCTCGCGACCGGCTCGACGATGGCGACCGTCCTGGAGTACGTCCGGGAGATGGGCGATCCCGCGCGGTTGCTGGTGCTTTCGGCCGTGAGCGCGCCCGAGGGGATCGTCCGCCTGGACGAGCAGTTCCCCGACGTGGACGTCCTTACTGTCGCCATCGACGACCATCTGGACGACGATGGATATATCGTTCCTGGGCTGGGCGACGCCGGTGATCGGGCGTTTCGGACTACCTAG
- a CDS encoding YajG family lipoprotein, producing MNRRRFVAAVGASLALAGCATEGSVPETDDDVTPATPPSIDETTTEQPRTDPPPGSGDRETPADGPRETRDGAFAVGERVGEFNPMGLAIDNDGPDERTVRLEITDTQAEAVLVEKTFDVSSELRGELRSPTDYEIRVAVPAEGIETVETIDEGVFDTCNSYGTTISISRGGEFERETMSTLVACDADLTVSDHGSE from the coding sequence ATGAACCGACGACGCTTCGTCGCGGCGGTCGGAGCGAGTCTCGCGCTCGCAGGCTGTGCGACGGAAGGATCGGTACCCGAAACCGACGACGACGTGACGCCAGCGACGCCACCGTCGATCGACGAAACGACGACCGAGCAGCCCCGGACCGATCCACCACCCGGATCCGGCGATCGAGAGACGCCCGCAGACGGTCCCCGAGAGACGAGAGACGGCGCGTTCGCGGTCGGCGAACGCGTCGGCGAGTTCAACCCGATGGGGCTGGCTATCGACAACGACGGCCCCGACGAGCGGACGGTTCGCCTGGAGATTACCGACACCCAGGCGGAAGCAGTACTGGTCGAGAAGACGTTCGACGTCTCGAGTGAACTGCGGGGCGAGCTCCGATCACCCACAGACTACGAGATCCGGGTCGCCGTCCCCGCGGAAGGGATCGAGACCGTCGAGACGATCGACGAAGGCGTGTTCGATACGTGCAACAGTTACGGGACGACGATTTCGATCAGTCGCGGCGGGGAGTTCGAGAGGGAGACGATGTCGACGCTCGTCGCCTGTGACGCCGACCTGACGGTCAGCGACCACGGTTCAGAGTGA